Proteins encoded together in one Oreochromis aureus strain Israel breed Guangdong linkage group 23, ZZ_aureus, whole genome shotgun sequence window:
- the mpp4b gene encoding MAGUK p55 subfamily member 4 gives MRQAVEAQVLSPHCELGEHGLRQILSDVIDEVRQSVSQDIDGAEILHSLLNAAWLQSLLKVYECLQRYLRDSPAPALDYSSGLSLELLIDIRSLPSCSEEAKELYHLLRQPHLQALLSAHDTIALKDYEPVLPPMPEDLPDDEEATRIVCLVKNKQPLGATIKRNEITGEIFIARVIHGGLADRSGLLHAGDRIIEVNGFPVDGMEPEQVIQVVQARSHGTIMFKVIPITERPVHNQTMLYVRAMTDYSPQQDPAIPCADAGMSFRRGDILEIVDQTDALWWQAKKLPSSTACAGLIPSTNLLKRKQREFWWLQPYQPHTCIQTLSTVEEEEDLMAIDDKCVEADEEAFDSEELREEEDDFSSNIEGIYLAGFRRSMRLCRRRAHSTTQPSCHTRCPSSCYSALNSPYEEVVRYQRHPEDVHRLIALLGPSGVGVNELRRRLAEMNPNIFQGPVPYTTRAPRGYEESGREYFFVSREVFENMVYHNRFLEYGEHKGNMYGTSIESAKEVLNNGKICVIDIEPNALQAVRTHELRAFVIYVKPPTLERLRVTRQDSYITTNYYVNRPFKDEDFQEMEEAARKIESNYWQFFDHVIINDELQDSCVELLTAVMKAQDEPQWVPASWIRPTSES, from the exons ATGAGGCAGGCGGTGGAGGCTCAGGTGTTAAGTCCGCACTGTGAGTTGGGAGAACACG GTTTGCGTCAGATCCTGTCTGACGTCATAGATGAGGTGAGGCAGTCTGTGAGTCAGGACATCGACGGAGCAGAGATCCTCCACAGTCTGCTCAACGCCGCCTGGCTGCAGTCACTTCTCAAG GTTTATGAGTGTTTGCAAAGATATCTAAGAGATTCTCCTGCACCAGCTCTGGATTACTCTTCGGGACTCTCGCTTGAG TTGCTGATTGATATCAGGTCCTTACCAAGTTGCTCTGAAGAGGCCAAAGAGCTGTACCATCTTCTGCGACAGCCACACCTGCAG GCCCTTCTTTCGGCTCATGATACAATAGCCCTGAAGGACTATGAGCCGGTGTTGCCCCCAATGCCGGAAGACCTGCCGGACGATGAGGAGGCCACCCGGATCGTCTGCCTGGTGAAGAATAAACAGCCACTG GGAGCAACTATAAAGAGAAACGAGATCACAGGGGAGATTTTTATAGCTCGGGTGATTCATGGAGGGCTGGCAGATCGCAGTG GTCTACTCCATGCAGGGGACCGGATCATAGAGGTGAACGGTTTTCCTGTGGACGGGATGGAGCCTGAGCAAGTTATCCAAGTTGTG CAAGCTCGGTCGCATGGCACCATCATGTTCAAAGTCATTCCCATCACAGAAAGGCCGGTCCACAACCAGACCATG CTGTACGTACGGGCCATGACTGACTACAGCCCTCAGCAGGACCCGGCCATCCCTTGCGCCGATGCCGGCATGAGTTTCAGAAGAGGCGACATCCTGGAGATTGTGGACCAGACAGATGCCCTCTGGTGGCAGGCAAAGAAACTACCCAGCAGCACAGCATGTGCTGGCCTCATCCCCTCCACCAACCTCCTCAAACG GAAGCAGAGGGAGTTCTGGTGGTTGCAGCCTTACCAGCCACACACCTGCATTCAGACCT TGAGCACTGTAGAGGAAG AGGAAGACTTGATGGCCATTGATGACAAATGTGTGGAAGCAG ACGAGGAGGCATTTGATTCTG AGGAGCTCAGAGAAG AGGAGGATGACTTTAGCAGCAACATTGAAGGAATATATTTAG CGGGCTTTAGGCGCAGCATGCGTCTGTGTCGGAGGCGGGCTCACAGCACCACCCAGCCGTCCTGCCACACCCGTTGCCCCAGCAGCTGCTACAGTGCCCTCAACAGTCCATATGAGGAGGTGGTTCGTTACCAGCGCCACCCGGAGGATGTACACCGCCTCATCGCCCTCTTAG GTCCGTCTGGTGTAGGTGTGAATGAACTTCGAAGGCGTTTGGCTGAGATGAACCCAAACATCTTCCAGGGACCAGTGCCGT ACACTACAAGAGCACCCAGAGGATATGAGGAATCTGGCAGAGAATATTTCTTCGTCAGCCGAGAAGTCTTTGAGAACATGGTTTATCACAACAG GTTTCTGGAGTACGGCGAGCACAAAGGGAACATGTACGGCACCAGCATCGAGTCTGCAAAGGAGGTTTTAAACAACGGCAAGATCTGCGTCATCGACATCGAGCCAAAC GCCCTCCAGGCAGTGAGGACACACGAACTGAGGGCCTTCGTCATCTATGTTAAGCCTCCGACTCTGGAGCGCCTCAGGGTGACGAGACAGGACTCGTACATCACCACCAACTACTACGTCAACCGGCCATTCAAA GATGAAGACTTCCAGGAGATGGAGGAAGCAGCACGGAAGATCGAGTCAAACTACTGGCAGTTCTTCGATCATGTGATCATCAACGATGAGCTACAGGACTCCTGCGTCGAGCtcctgacagcagtgatgaaggcACAGGACGAGCCACAGTGGGTCCCTGCCAGCTGGATTCGACCCACGTCTGAGTCCTAG